Proteins from a genomic interval of Macadamia integrifolia cultivar HAES 741 unplaced genomic scaffold, SCU_Mint_v3 scaffold1929, whole genome shotgun sequence:
- the LOC122065223 gene encoding polygalacturonase-1 non-catalytic subunit beta-like translates to MEKTMYDTTLLAIIPLHDLKKTYEGLPNGTPLSIANQGGLLFFRELAVKEGSFMPIPDLRDPMSYNSFLPHPLASKTPFSFAQIEELKSMFGVADDSNLDKYIQDTLKICEESSIRCEQCTYATSIEDLIDFVVEKLGHHVSTWSIENVEGSYENVTIGVVKLIYGNFSEPPVICHSQPFLFQVYFCHILQKVKVYAVDIHAHKKVNHAIMACHYDTTWNTNHLAFKLLGIGPGLIEVYHWINKNGVVWTKTLV, encoded by the coding sequence atggagaagacaatGTACGACACAACGTTGCTGGCAATAATCCCATTGCATGATCTAAAAAAGACATATGAAGGCCTCCCAAATGGAACACCCTTGTCGATTGCCAACCAAGGGGGATTGCTATTTTTTAGGGAGTTGGCAGTGAAAGAGGGAAGTTTTATGCCTATCCCTGATTTAAGGGACCCAATGTCATATAATTCATTCTTGCCTCACCCTTTGGCATCAAAAACCCCATTTTCCTTTGCACAAATTGAGGAATTAAAGAGTATGTTTGGTGTGGCGGATGATTCAAATCTAGATAAATATATTCAAGATACCCTCAAGATATGTGAGGAAAGCTCCATAAGATGTGAGCAGTGCACCTATGCTACTTCTATTGAGGATCTcattgattttgttgttgagAAATTAGGGCACCATGTAAGCACATGGAGTATTGAGAATGTTGAAGGATCTtatgagaatgtcacaattggaGTTGTGAAACTAATATATGGAAACTTTTCTGAACCACCAGTCATATGTCATAGTCAGCCATTCCTATTTCAAGTCTATTTTTGCCACATTTTACAAAAGGTGAAAGTATATGCAGTTGATATACATGCTCATAAGAAGGTGAATCATGCGATCATGGCATGCCACTATGACACAACTTGGAATACAAACCATCTTGCTTTTAAGCTGTTGGGTATTGGCCCAGGCCTAATTGAAGTCTATCATTGGATAAACAAGAATGGAGTAGTTTGGACAAAGACTCTAGTTTGA